DNA from Etheostoma spectabile isolate EspeVRDwgs_2016 unplaced genomic scaffold, UIUC_Espe_1.0 scaffold00004385, whole genome shotgun sequence:
acactaaaatatGTATCTAAGTGAACAGGATGAGTTTAAATCTGGATTAGgaatctaaaaaacaacaagcgTTTTATTTGTAGCTTAAAGTTGTTCATGAAGACCGTCCTGCTGTTGTATATAAGCCCTGTCAAGACAAACGTCAATAGTTAATTATATTGTTAAAATCATGCAGGTGTTTCTTTATGAAACTTAAACAGGTGAACTCCATAAAACCGCAGTGCTGACTCCACAGTCATGGTGATTGTTGCACtacagtaaccatagcaaccaGCAACCACTGGATGGACCAGGACCCAGAGAGCCAGTCAGCATGGAGTCACTATGCTGTTAACCAATCACTGAGAGACCCTCAGGATGCCAATGGTCCGGTAAATAGTTTGGGCGTCTAGTAGTGAAGagtattcttcttcttcctcttatCGAAGGGTGTCTACACAGCTCAGTGATCCCCCTCAAGCTAACTTATCTAATGGATAAGGTACAGTACCAAACTCATACAGTACCACCTCTCTTCACCTCCTGTTAATAAGCCAGGGAAACCCTGTCTGGGTGAAGGGGCGGGGCCAGACGTTGGTAACATTGGGGACTCAGACGAATCTTAGGGGGGTATGCTCCCCTGGGAGATTTCTTCCCTTTACAGCAGCTATATGCACCATTTATAAACCAGAGAAAAGTTGTGTGTGACTAAAATCATGTCTGAACATGAGGAAACCAACCTAACAACATAATAACAGATTCCTTGGAGTCAAACTCTTTCTACATGTTGTTACACGTTCAGACTGTTCCTCCCTCATTAcataatgaacctgaaaactgtccaatcagagcgCTGACTGGCAGCCCTACAGGTCCCACCGGGTCCTGTTCTCAGGTCACATGACCTTTCTGGATATCAAGGTGTGGTGATGTGACGGATGTCAGTCAGatgaagacagacagcagcagcatctgtcAGTGTCTGCTGATGAAGGGACGACGTCTCTTTGACCTCATCTGAACGGGACTTTAACAGGTAACATCACACACCTTTGATGGAGAAACTCGCCTATCATTTGGGAGATTTTGGGGCTACATGATCTACTTTAAGATGAGAGCAGTGGTTCATTCTTTCAGCACTATTGTAAGATCTGAAGTAACTCAGTAATTATTCTATGATGTGGGACGTTTTGGCCAAAATGAGCCTTTTTATGTTCAGTTGAGTCCGATTTAATCAGCACCAGGAAACAAGTTAGATTTTAATCTCCGCTGACTTCACTGCTGAGATATGAGGGAGTGTCCCAACGAGAGctgctttgattgacaggtgtgtgTCACAACCTTCATCCCATCAAAAGTGTAAATCTGTCTTGGTTTTGATTTGTGGACACACGTCCTCAACAACAAGATAAAGATCCTTATTAATATTAGGGTTATTTAATCCTGAACTATAGACTGAGTAAAACCACATCCAGAGGTTTCTGAAAGGACAAGTTGAAACCTGCAGTTGGTCTCTGTCAGTTACTGGAGCCGGGTAATCCTACAACGTGTGATTAGAGTGATCACTCCAATCCCACGTGTTAATCTTAAAGTTGTAgtttgatgatgatgtcatctttCTGGTACATTATGGTAGTGTTTGGTGTGGTGCTGCTAGCAAGGCTAAAACAACAagacaaatgacaaataatgatTCAATTATCAAATAACTGTCATTAACTCTGGCCACTGTGTAAAATGTATCTAAAGCCCAAACTACCTTGACATAGCTGTCTGTGTGGAATCGGCATGGCcattatttatatagttatattgttattatttatatagtcatattattattatttatatagttCTATAACGGCCTTGTCCCAGAGGTTAGTCTGTCTCAGACTCTGCTAGAACCTGGACAACATGTTCTCTTGTTGGAcaagattaatattttattgtgcgctgtccctgtctagaaataactaaattacaaaaaatcaaACATCTAGCTttatgaaaagctaaacaaagtaaagttttttaataattgtacatGAGGTAACTAATGTAGACATGGACAAAATCATAAATGTACTAATTAGCTTTATTGATGATGACCTGGccaaaataacaacacaacatcTAGAAAGTTTGGTTTTCACAATGATTCAATGTAGGAttatgatattattgcaatatgaaaatctacattgacttttaatttaatatactGGATGGTTGGGAGAAGTAAAAATGGATCCAAAATGTTTTACCTCTTAACAATGATGATCTTTATTACTGTGGAATGTAACAAGGACTTTGACTGTTTTACcagtcaaattaactttaatgcGTGCATATCAAAATATTTCACTGTAGTGTAATATTTTGATATGCATGAACTCTAATTACCCAATAAGTAAAGAATCAAGCAACCCTAATCAAGAATAGATCTCTTTTATTGTTTGAGTTGCCTGAAGAAATCATATTCACATTGGGTTGggttattttagtttagttagttaATTATTTCTACATATCATACATTGAAATATGGGAACTAGAATATAGTTATAGCAttatgttttggtgtttttgagaCGTTGTTGCCTCCTGTTGCTCTAACACTCCTGAGGATGGCAGCAGAGGACAATATATAGATTATTTCCTCTGATGAACTATGGTCATGTAAAGCCGGGATTATCTGAGTTCTTCTATTCTAAAGAATCCTTTCTAGTttttgtttaactgttaaaCTAAAGTCTGCAATTTCAAATTTTTGAATCCAACAGTGCAAAGATGTCTCGTCAGGATTATAAAGAGAGGAATAAGATATATTATGCTATTACTTTATCACACATTTAAATGAGTTGACAGATAGCATTTATTAAGTCATTGCTTATAAAAAAATTATCAGGAGGAAAGTCTGACCTGAGTAAAGTCCCCCAAGCAGCTGTGATGTGTCTAAAAGCTTTAACAGCAGCCCAACATTACAGCAACTGTTGATGAAGAAAGTAGAAATGGAAGAAGAGGATATGTATCGTCTTGGTTTCTTGACTGGTTGTTGACATAAATAGAGCtctaatacagtaaaaaaagatgTGAGTGCAAACGCAAGTTACAAATACCCTGGGGGCTTTGCACTTGTCTTTAAATCCTGTGTTGGCAAATGAGAACTTCTGCTCTGATACGTTTGTGTTTCAGGTTGTCAAAAGTTCTGATTCTAGCATGAAGCCACGATGACGACAGTGGatcttttcaacactttggagGATTTAGGAGGAGATGAGTTTATGAAATTCAAATGGTATCTACAGCAAGACCTCCTGGAAGGCTACCAAAGCATCAAAGTGTCCAAGCTGGAGAACGCAGAAAGGCTGGACACGGTGGATGTGATGGTGAACACCTATCAGCTAGATGGAGCTCGGAAGGTGACCAAGAAGGTTCTAGAGATGATGAACAGGAAGGATCTAGTGCAGAGTCTGCCAGACACCAGCTCAGGACCACGAGGTCAGTCAccctttttaatttgtatttttgggATTAAAGAGACACACAATACTTGTAAGGGAACCGATTGTTACCTGTGACCTGCTGATACAACTTCTGCACTCTGCAGTAACACGTTGTCCAGctgtacacacccacacaaagcCATAAGACCCACAAATgctaggttttttttgtttgttttttaataatttaaaagaaattgtctttttaattacatggattttttttctctcacactgTGTGTACTTATGGCTGCTTCAAAAAATGTGCCATCTGAAGAAGTGTCCAAACCAGGAGAAGTTCCCTGTGACGTCTGCACTGGAACCAAACTGAAGACCCTGAcgtcctgcctggtgtgtctggTCTCCTACTGTGAGACTCACCTGGAGCCTCATCGGACCATGTCAGgtctgaaaagacatcagctgATCGACCCTGTGGAGAACCTGGAAGGCAGGATGTGTACGGAGCACGATAAACCTCTGGAGCTGTTCTGTAAGACCGACCagacatgtgtctgcatgctctGCACTGTTTTAGACCACAAGACACATGATGTTGTTCCTCTGAAAGAAGAATATGAAGGAAAGAAGGCAGAGCTGGGGAAGACAGAGGCTGAAATTCAGCAGATGATCCAGAAGAGACGACTGAAGATTCAGGAGATCAAACAGTCTGTGGACCTCAGTGAGAAaactgcagacagagagatagcggaaggtgttcaggtcttcacttctctgaaggagtctgttgagagaggcctgaatgagctcatcaacaccatcaaagagaagcagaaaacaacagaaaaacaggccAAAGCTTTTATCACAGAGCTGGAACAGGAAATCTCTGAGCTGATGAAGAGAAGAACTGAGGTGGAGCAGCTCTCACGCTCTGAAGaccacctccatcttctccagagGGTCCAGTCCCTAAACATCCAACAACCTCCACCCACCAAGAACTGGACGGAGGTCAGCGTCCGTCCATCATCATATGAGGGGACTGTGGTGAAAGCTGTGGTTCAGCTGGAGGAGACAATCAGTAAAGAGATGAAGAAGCTGCTTGAAGCCGAGctgaagagggtccagcagtatgcagtggatgtgactcttGATCCTGATACAGCACATCCTAATCTCATCCTGTGTGATGATGGAAAACAAGTGAATGATAGTGATCTGAGGAAGAATCTCCCGGACAACCCAGAGAGATTTTTTGAGTATGCTAGTGTTTTAGGAAAACAGAGTTTCTCTTCAGGcagattttactttgaggttCAAGTTAAAGGAAAGACTAAATGGGAATTAGGAGTGGCCAGAGAGTCCATCAACAGGAAGGGAGACATCCCACTAGCACCTCAGAATGGTTACTGGACGATATGGTTGAGAAATGGAAATGAATACAGAGCTCTTGCTGGCCCTGgtgtccttctctctctgaagtctcctcctcagaaggtgggggtgtttggggactatgaggagggtctggtctcctttcatgacgtagatgctgcagctcttatctactcctttactggctgctccttcactgagaaactctTCCCATACTTTAGTCCATGCAATAACGATTGTggtaaaaactctgcccctctgatcatctctcctgtcagagtaaactaatcactgatctcatttcaggtattgattcattttcaatcaagggaacaaatgtacatattcatatattttacatcTTATTTTCTACAGAATCTGTTTTCTGTGGTGACTGATTTAcacttttttccatttattatcATATGTTAAATGTGCAGCAATTCTTTACAAATTGAATCAAACTTCATCTTGACatatttggtgtctttagaaactgatttcttctggaagttataataaatgtctgtgggtttaacagaggtttaaatagatatcgtctacataacgtgtgtcatgatctatcaaattaatgtgttgattatgTAATCAGATccacatttattaatatttgatgagcagccccagaaaacatatagctgaatatttgattgtgtgatgaagcttcatttaagagtgaggcctattccatcccataatgtctccagaacacagtatgtgtccttgttataccgggtagaaaaagttaatggatgcttctatcttgtgtgaaaagtcttttggataattactggtcactttggccattttttattggtttcatgaattctgtaagatggtttatgagtcaaagaaatgtgtaaatatgtgattgtagaataaaaagtgtaaaataaagcaggtgttGAACACAAGGCCTGAGGAAGCAGTGACTTCATCACTAGAGGAAATGTTCAGGAAGCAGAGCTTTGTCAGCACTGCTGGTCTTTAATAAAAACTGGTCTACACAACAGGATGGGGACATGGTCTAATCAAATCTAGTTCAGATATCTAGAAAGTTCTTCCTCACTAGGAAGAATTAAATACAGATATCTGCAATAAATATCCAGTCTAGctactaaatattaaaacagccaCTTGTACTATTTGAGGATTTAAATGTAGTTCTGACTAGTTACAATTAAATTTGTAGATGACTAGTTAgaataacattttgaaaattttCTATTATTAATATCTAAAATGAAGTTACAGATTAGAGTGTGCTTTgatgaaatgttaaaatggccTGCGGTAGTAgtggtttacccatttctagcacatTCCACCTTACATATATATTAATACTGCCCTATTCCCCTAAACATGTGTAATTGCTGATGTAAACTCATGAATAGGCCAaccaatgtgtgtttttctctaaATAAAGATTCATAATATTTTGCAACGGTCACAAAAAGCCCTCAACACCTTTCAGCCACAAATGTTCCTTTTCCCAGTCTTTCTTGTACCCACACCTTCTCTTTTTAATGGACGGTGGCATTGgctcagactgctcagactccGTCTCGTTCTCCATTTTTCGAATTGGAAAGCTAGCATCTAAAAGTTGCTTCCCAGTGTCTGGTTTGCACGTGCGtgtgctgtcatgacaacaacgaAAAACTGAGGGGTGTGTCACGTGGGTGTGGCTGCGGCAACAGTAGCGTGCTGAACTGTCAAGTAATGTTCGTCAGGCTGCCTGGGGCTCGAAGATATAGAGACCAACTTATTATTTGAGCAAGAATTTATCATATAGCTtgacacggtctcaatttgcgggacgTATGAATTGGGTTTCAAACGCTGGGACGGGTGGTTATCCTAAtgttctccaccagactccatgtaaataatcactacttttagcgtgtatagagcagcatatctccaccagactccatgtaaataatcactacttttagcgtgtatagagcagcatatctccaccagactccatgtaaataatcactacttttagcgtgtatagagcagcatatctccaccagactctatgtaaataatcactacttttagcgtgtatagaacagcatatctccaccagactccatgtaaataatcactacttttagcgtgtatagagcagcatatctccaccagactccatgtaaataatcactacttttagcgtgtatagagcagcatatctccaccagactccatgtaaataatcactatttttagcatgtatagagcagcgtATCTCCACCagataaaataatattaatttctccttattttttacattattttagttattaaaaTGCTGTACATTATTTAATAGTCAAGTGAAGTCCAAGTACCTGGAGTTGAGTCCAGGACTTGAGTCCCAGTCCACCACTAACTGATCCATTAAGTGAATGTGGAGCTGTTGTTCCCCTCCTGGCCTCCAGGCGGCGGCCTTCTTTCATTTGAACCTTTAATCTGAAAAACCCTGCCTTGGAGGAAAGCGGAAGTCTCGTGTCTTCCCTGTGATCTCGGGCTGGCGGCGGGATAGCTGTGTTCTTTGTTCTTAGTGAGTTTTAAGaagacagagctccaggtgaCCCCGCACACACTCAGGTAAACTCTTCAACTACTGCTCTCTACACGACACGGGGTGTGTAGCGTTGtagtttgtggtgtgtgtgttgtagcgtttgtgtgtgtgtgtgtgttgtgcgttgtgggtgtgtgtgggcttttgtgtgtgtgtgttgtggcttttgtgtgtgtgtgtgtgtgtagcgttgtgtgtgtgtgtgtgttgtgtggtgttgtaggttgtgtgtgtggtgtgtgtgttgtttgtgtgtgtgttgtggcttgtgtgtgtgtgtgtgttgtagcgttgtgtgtgtgtgtgtttgtgtgttgtttgtaggtgtgtgggtgtgtgtgtgttgtgctttgggtgtgtgtgttgtagcttttgtgtgtgtgtgtggtgttgtgtgtgtttgtgtgtggtgtagcgttggtgtgtgtgtgttggcttgtggggtgtgtgtgtgtgtgtgtgtagcttttgtgtgtgtgttgtgttttgtgtgttgtagctgatgagcagggtgggggggggggcctgatggtcttattgttgttgatgttgaggGTCGTGACGGTGGCaggctggaggggggggggggggaggcagaggtgggtagagtagccaaaaattgtactcaagtaaaagtactgttacttcagaataatatgactcaagtaaaagtaaaaagtagtccTCCCaaaattacttgagtaagagtaaaaagtacttgatgtAAAAACTACTCAGTAGTGAGTAactgagtaacgtctgattatttcttaacacaagcatcaatcagacagacaaagataaaaaaataatcatcttcAGGCAAATTATAgtcataaatcaataaattaattgtcacatcaaattaggatggatactgcatgtgtaaaacatctgtatgtaacctaaaagacaaacatcacctctccacagcaggaACTACAACTTGGTTGAGTGAGGTTGTATCCTGTGCTATATCATTCTTGATTATATAGTTTGTTAGTACTTGCATTGTCAGGGTGTGAATTATATAAGATATATTTGTGTAAAATTGTCGATGTATGTTTGGGACCCCGAAGACTACCTGCTTGGagcagctaatggggatcctttgaaataaacaataaataaaccaccgctacgtctcctcaggtcagcgttgagttgttgaacgctgacgtgtccgtttgttttggtagaccctgaacacaacgcataacgtagctgctgtttcacacttttcctaaaaggtaaacATGCTTTCACTATAAATTTGGATTGAAATTGAGTATTTCCcagaccccctcccccccccccctttcgcCCGAGCAGGAAAAACACTTTGCAGCTGCCATTCTATCTTGTCCCGtgcactggcttatctctccaAGGTCACGCCGAGGGACTGAGCTTtaccaacacagacagtctgacgcgatacactcacacacacacaactcattctcacacaccaccatacacaccccccccccccatccagcCCCACAGCCATCTGACTgccttgtttatttctttcttgtgtttcacCCTCACACCACCTCCATGGTCAAGGCCGGgctgaactgagctgtttttcaacGACCACACAGTTTGGTGTCTTACACACACTCATCCACAGACAACACACcaattattccttcatgtatgtagtcttgtgcattatgtcttgtattatcctgctgtctgcatatatccttttcagagtgtgtgtggcggcgctttcactcgctgcggctcggaggctctctaaactctctaaactgcatttcgttgcattgtacctgtacatgtgtaatgacaataaaattgaatctaatctaatctgaaacgagtatggtcacgtgactgcacaatgacgtgtgattggttaagcacagtcatgtggtagagccttcagcggaagactctctctctctctgtcaaaataaaacattaaaatgagacgtacgcgggggtaaaaacaatgaagcgtggtaacgagtaacgagctcattggagcctgatgtagcggaggaagagtacagtttcttcttcactaatctactcaagtaaaagtatagtgatttaaaactactcctagaagtacaatttttttcaaaaacttactcaagtaaatgtaacggaggaaatgtaactcgttactacccacctctgggggtaggccaggggaggtgtgaaagagggggctgggggTGTGAAGAGGGCAAGGCCTCCGTAGCAGTGTGAGGGGAAATGACCTAATAAAGTTGTGTGTCCATGTTTTCCCTTTAGATTTCTTCCCAGTGTAAGCAACCACAGTGGAGACCTGCTGGACTTCAGGACCAGAGAGGAATGGAGGACAACCAGTACCAGGAGCAGCGGAGCAACGAGGTCCCCAGAAGACCAGCAGCAGACTGGGCCTCTGATAGcagccatgttcaggtcagtgttctcCTATCATAGAACCTTCCTGGCTTGGCCCTGGTGTCTCCACTGGTCCCCCAAATGCTTGCTGGTGTCCAATGGTTGTCTCTTtgtaaagtagtagtagtagtgtggCGTAGACCTCCTAGATCTGTCCTGAGAGGACTCCTGCTGGACTTAGACTCTAAAAATTAAATGTCTGCTGCAAATCAGCTGATGGGACCAGGTTGTTTCCAGTTTTATTTAGGGATGCACTGATCTGACTGTTTCAGTCCCGGTCCCGATGCCTGGTCTTTGTGTATCTGTCAATACCCGATACCGttgttaattaataatgaaCTGTAGACCTTCACCTTAGACCATCCTTCACCATGTGGAAGAGACTGAAGGCACCAGACTCCTAACTACACGTTACTTTCCTAACCCAGACTAAATAAGAGATGTGATGGACTGGATTATAACTTGGTGCTGCTGGTGATCCTGAACTATAAAACTTGCTGGATTTAATGTTGGTGCTGGAGGCACCAGTGGGTCCGGGTCGCGTTCTGTGTTGTCGTTGAGGAAACTAGGGACAAACTAACGGACTACACATCCAAAAGTAAGGCTTCAGTTCTGGGCAGATGGTGAGTTTAGTAACGTAGTAACTAGAGGAACCAAATATCAGGTATTGGCACCAACCCTAGCCACATGGaatataaaatgaagttaactgttgacacaatacgGTAAAGTGAGCTATTTCAATGAGCTGCATACATGGCTAAACGTCACTAGCTCTTACCAGTGGATCAGCCTGTGGAACATTACTTCGTCCTCAGCAATCCTGCTCCATCActccaaaacatcccagttagatagaAAATGGcggtaaacatattctttgggaATCTTTCCAGTTCTTCCCTTAAAGAACCAACCAGGccggccttgttgcaccatcaaaacctttttctaaactttccattttcagcgtgtagctcgctagctcaaagtttgttgttgtttcctgaaacAAACTGAGTTGTCAAGGCGAGGAACATCTGGTGATTTTCTGCCTAATGAGCTGGCGTTGatccaggctactgtgcatgtagcgtggagctccagttaatgactttcaTGACTTACattgtagtagttctttcagtTTGAATGCAGGAGGTACTTGACACTCTGaagtcctatggattggtcccctcatcagccctcacattttctccattcaaacagaagatctgaatctagtaaaacatggtcagctagaattcactcacactcccattagttcttctaacccttgtatcattatctctgcatgtttcccccttgggtctaccaaaggagtcctcagcagacggcaagctggccaCCGtagcaggaaaggaggaggaggaggaagaggaggaggagcctacagcagcagtgaaggtggtggaggcggaggaggagtatgtggtggaggaggttttggagcgcagagtggtgaagggaagagtagagtttctgctgaaatggaaggggttctcagagtaagtatgataTTAatcttggtgttcttggtcctgatatataatatatttaatatatttaatatatttacatattgcaaataaatgtcagcattgtatcacgtcctcaaagttgaaggtttggtttTTTGACTCtaagttgcagacccacaaataaccttagaaatagaaagaaggactaataggaatgatgaattagagtgagaatggattgtctaaaaacaaagtgtgaggagatgttcttctgtctgcactcacctttccagtgaggagaacacatgggagccacaagaccacctggacctggaccttatcgctgagtacatgcagaaacacgaggaggaggaagaggaggaggaggaggtggagaagaagaagaagaagaagaaggagggcaagaggaaaggtgtcagggaggcctggggagactcagaggagcgagggagcaagaggaagaaggaggaggtgagtgaaggaaagaggttactccagactgaagactcccagaaatctaatctcaatattaatgaatacACAAAGAGggttcacaaatgtcttttaggatttatatattataccgtaattcctcaaagaaaaccCAGTAGTCATTAAACTCcgccctctgatagtggtcgGGGGGGCAACACGGGCAATAAAGGCCGGGggaaatcaggaaaaaaaaaaacagaactgagagtctgcagttttctgggagtttgttccagatatgatgagcatagaaactgaactacctgtcccagatgacctgggGGGTGTCATAGTGTAGATCAGAAATTGTCAAGCCCATACATATCCTTGGCTTTAGAAGTGTTCACAGCCGTAATGGTATCAATGAGTTCTGGTTCTGTAATCTCTTGGATATAAAATCTGGGATGATTATTGTCCGGTAGAGTAGGAACCTGCTGATCAGAACCCTCGGAAGATGGGGAACTGTTTCACCAAATCTGCTACTGACCTAACAAAGAAGGAATTAAGCTCTTGTGATAGACCAACTGGGTCTTTCACCAACAGGTGTTCATT
Protein-coding regions in this window:
- the LOC116677103 gene encoding E3 ubiquitin-protein ligase TRIM21-like, coding for MAAANYLQSEDQFLCSICLDVFTDPVSTPCGHNFCQNCITDHWNTNDQYLCPLCKEGFTRRPDMKVNTLFSEIVAQFRQSAQQKASSSSSEQQVSKPGEVPCDVCTGTKLKTLTSCLVCLVSYCETHLEPHRTMSGLKRHQLIDPVENLEGRMCTEHDKPLELFCKTDQTCVCMLCTVLDHKTHDVVPLKEEYEGKKAELGKTEAEIQQMIQKRRLKIQEIKQSVDLSEKTADREIAEGVQVFTSLKESVERGLNELINTIKEKQKTTEKQAKAFITELEQEISELMKRRTEVEQLSRSEDHLHLLQRVQSLNIQQPPPTKNWTEVSVRPSSYEGTVVKAVVQLEETISKEMKKLLEAELKRVQQYAVDVTLDPDTAHPNLILCDDGKQVNDSDLRKNLPDNPERFFEYASVLGKQSFSSGRFYFEVQVKGKTKWELGVARESINRKGDIPLAPQNGYWTIWLRNGNEYRALAGPGVLLSLKSPPQKVGVFGDYEEGLVSFHDVDAAALIYSFTGCSFTEKLFPYFSPCNNDCGKNSAPLIISPVRVN